A stretch of Rhinoderma darwinii isolate aRhiDar2 chromosome 4, aRhiDar2.hap1, whole genome shotgun sequence DNA encodes these proteins:
- the SOCS5 gene encoding suppressor of cytokine signaling 5 codes for MDKVGKMWNTFKYRCQNLFSHEEDGNQSNVVDVNANRCLGGGEKAGTSSSLSTSLVQRNISSDLSLTSFSSSNRRNPNCVSEMPQLVEISIEKDNDVGLGAGARLARRDSYTRHAPWGSKKKHSCSTKTQNSLDPDKKIVRQRSGLPRRDRRHVVGSVHDMEVLSNRAIGSRSLRQRLNETVGLCFPIRTYNRPLKPLFATKRKIHLSELMLEKCPFPPGSDLAQKWHLIKQHTAPVSPNSSVLDTFEHTLLSTEDEEDRLRERRRLSIEEGVDPPPNAQIHTFEATAQVNPVYKLGPKLAPGMAETSADTSAASHGGCESEEDGTTLCLHSRRPKQRQFSGDSHMQTNRQGAWKVHTQIDYIHCLVPDLVEITGNPCYWGVMDRYEAEALLDGRPEGTFLLRDSAQEDYLFSVSFRRYNRSLHARIEQWNHNFSFDAHDPCVFHSSTVTGLLEHYKDPSSCMFFEPLLTVPLNRTFPFSLQYICRAAICRATTYDGIDLLPLPSTLQDFLKEYHYKQKVRVRWLEREPIKSK; via the coding sequence ATGGATAAAGTTGGAAAAATGTGGAACACATTCAAATATCGGTGCCAGAATCTATTTAGCCACGAAGAGGATGGAAATCAAAGCAATGTGGTGGATGTTAATGCAAACAGGTGTTTGGGTGGCGGAGAGAAAGCAGGAACTTCCTCTAGTCTGTCGACAAGTCTTGTGCAGAGGAACATCTCTTCTGATCTAAGCTTGACTTCATTTAGTAGCTCTAATAGGAGAAATCCaaattgtgtatctgaaatgccACAACTAGTTGAAATTAGTATTGAAAAAGACAATGATGTGGGCCTTGGTGCAGGGGCACGCTTGGCACGAAGGGACTCGTATACCCGGCATGCACCTTGGGGCAGTAAAAAGAAGCATTCTTGCTCCACCAAAACTCAAAACTCTCTTGATCCTGATAAGAAAATTGTCCGGCAAAGGAGTGGACTTCCAAGAAGAGACAGAAGACATGTGGTGGGATCCGTTCATGACATGGAGGTTCTGTCTAATCGAGCTATCGGAAGTCGCAGTTTAAGACAGAGACTCAATGAGACTGTAGGATTGTGTTTTCCTATAAGAACATATAACAGACCATTAAAGCCACTCTTTGCAACCAAGAGAAAAATCCATCTTTCAGAGCTAATGCTTGAAAAATGCCCATTTCCACCAGGCTCCGATCTGGCTCAGAAATGGCACCTGATTAAACAACATACAGCCCCCGTCAGCCCAAACTCCAGTGTATTGGATACTTTTGAGCACACTCTGCTTTCCACCGAAGACGAAGAAGATCGATTACGTGAGAGGCGTAGACTTAGCATTGAAGAAGGTGTCGACCCTCCTCCTAATGCCCAGATCCACACATTCGAAGCTACAGCACAAGTTAACCCAGTATATAAGCTCGGACCAAAACTTGCTCCTGGCATGGCTGAAACGTCCGCGGACACCAGTGCAGCATCACACGGCGGTTGCGAGTCTGAAGAAGATGGCACGACTCTCTGCCTGCATTCACGTCGTCCAAAGCAGCGTCAGTTTTCAGGAGACAGCCATATGCAAACTAACAGACAGGGGGCCTGGAAAGTCCACACACAGATTGATTATATTCACTGCCTTGTGCCAGATCTGGTAGAGATTACCGGAAACCCGTGTTACTGGGGAGTCATGGATCGCTACGAGGCAGAAGCATTGCTGGACGGCAGGCCAGAAGGCACATTTTTGCTCCGGGATTCCGCACAAGAGGACTACCTTTTCTCTGTGAGCTTCCGTCGCTACAACCGATCTCTCCATGCTCGCATTGAGCAATGGAATCATAACTTCAGCTTCGACGCCCACgatccctgtgtatttcactcctCCACCGTTACGGGACTCTTAGAACACTATAAAGATCCTAGTTCTTGCATGTTTTTTGAACCTTTACTTACGGTACCATTAAATAGAACTTTCCCGTTTAGCCTGCAGtacatctgcagagctgccatttGCAGGGCTACCACCTATGATGGTATTGATTTACTTCCTCTGCCATCTACGTTACAAGACTTCCTTAAGGAATATCATTATAAGCAAAAAGTCAGAGTGCGGTGGTTGGAGAGGGAGCCAATTAAGTCGAAATAA